In one window of Reinekea forsetii DNA:
- a CDS encoding TIGR03643 family protein produces the protein MLNASELSRVVEMAWEDRTPFEAIEQLFGLNESAVIRLMRAQLKPRSFRLWRQRVTGRKTKHLQLRSPDVARAYCPTQYKR, from the coding sequence GTGTTAAACGCCAGTGAGCTGTCGCGCGTGGTGGAAATGGCCTGGGAAGACCGCACCCCCTTTGAAGCCATCGAACAACTCTTCGGCCTTAACGAGTCGGCCGTTATTCGATTGATGCGCGCTCAGCTGAAGCCGCGTTCGTTTCGGCTCTGGCGCCAACGAGTCACCGGGCGTAAAACCAAGCATTTGCAACTGCGCTCGCCTGATGTGGCTCGCGCCTATTGCCCAACTCAATACAAACGTTAA
- a CDS encoding CIA30 family protein, whose product MHYIRQLLWSSCLSLGLIASSMAEESMMIDKFDAQPELRWKYFSDQVMGGVSQGRAEFEAEQGAPVVRLSGQVSTANNGGFIQIRRDIAKGSVDSATGVYLTVRGNGQLYYLHLRTSRSLMPWQYYQASFQTSEQWQTIQLPLSAFERSSSWLSKSPKASSLRNLGIVAFGRDHIADLEIAEIGFY is encoded by the coding sequence ATGCATTATATCCGCCAATTGCTCTGGTCAAGCTGCCTGAGCCTAGGACTAATCGCCAGTAGTATGGCCGAGGAATCGATGATGATCGACAAATTTGACGCGCAGCCGGAGCTGCGCTGGAAGTACTTCAGTGACCAGGTCATGGGCGGGGTCTCCCAAGGCCGGGCTGAGTTTGAGGCCGAGCAGGGCGCACCCGTTGTGCGTTTGAGCGGTCAGGTCAGCACCGCCAACAATGGCGGCTTTATTCAAATAAGACGCGATATCGCCAAAGGCAGCGTCGACTCAGCCACCGGTGTCTACCTAACCGTACGCGGCAATGGCCAACTCTATTACCTGCATCTGCGCACCTCGCGTAGCCTCATGCCATGGCAATACTATCAGGCGAGCTTTCAAACCAGCGAGCAATGGCAGACCATTCAATTGCCTTTGTCGGCCTTTGAACGCTCCAGCAGCTGGCTCAGTAAATCGCCCAAGGCCTCGAGCCTGCGTAACCTAGGCATTGTCGCGTTTGGACGGGACCATATTGCCGATCTTGAAATTGCCGAGATTGGGTTTTATTGA
- a CDS encoding AraC family transcriptional regulator, producing the protein MKSASNFKVSAGWKIILRDMEIDSQLVLAYAKLPCDLLSLEHATLKPIEYFRFWHGIEMAAGKRQVPLLLAAAISVEAFDPPVFAAICSPDLNTALARIKQYKPLIGPINLALSVGDRETSLIISCYGYGANLPSALQLSELVFFTQLARLATREFIVPSKVILPELPEDLAAYQAYFGCPLVAGDRVEVCFSARDAARPFLTANVPMWHVFAGALNKTLTELTTSANAVEKVQAVLMELLPTGVSSIEAVAEKLALSKRTLQRKLTDESDNYHSVLQTLRCDLAEHYLNRRHLSLGEISFLLGYQEVNSFIRAFTLWKGVSPGSYRAAEC; encoded by the coding sequence ATGAAGAGCGCGAGTAATTTTAAGGTATCTGCAGGCTGGAAAATCATCTTGCGCGATATGGAAATCGACAGTCAACTGGTGTTGGCCTATGCCAAATTACCGTGCGACCTTCTCAGCCTGGAACATGCCACGCTCAAGCCAATTGAATACTTTCGCTTTTGGCATGGCATTGAAATGGCGGCAGGTAAGCGACAGGTACCGTTATTGCTGGCCGCTGCTATTTCAGTCGAGGCCTTTGATCCGCCGGTCTTTGCCGCCATTTGCAGTCCGGATTTAAATACCGCCCTGGCCCGCATTAAACAGTACAAACCGTTAATAGGGCCGATAAATTTGGCGCTCAGCGTCGGTGACCGTGAGACTTCCTTAATCATCAGCTGCTATGGCTATGGGGCTAACTTACCCAGCGCTTTGCAGTTGAGCGAATTGGTGTTCTTTACCCAGTTGGCTCGATTGGCGACCAGAGAATTCATCGTACCCAGCAAGGTTATATTGCCGGAGCTGCCGGAGGACCTAGCCGCTTACCAGGCTTACTTTGGCTGCCCACTGGTCGCTGGAGATCGAGTCGAAGTTTGTTTCTCGGCTCGGGACGCTGCCCGGCCCTTCTTAACGGCCAATGTGCCCATGTGGCATGTCTTTGCCGGTGCACTGAATAAGACACTGACAGAGCTGACAACAAGCGCCAACGCGGTTGAGAAGGTTCAGGCGGTGTTAATGGAATTATTACCCACGGGTGTCAGTTCCATTGAAGCCGTTGCGGAGAAGCTCGCACTCAGCAAAAGAACCTTGCAAAGAAAGCTAACGGACGAGTCCGATAACTACCACTCGGTACTGCAAACGCTGCGCTGCGACTTGGCGGAGCACTATCTCAATCGGCGCCACTTATCGTTGGGCGAAATTTCATTTTTACTCGGCTACCAAGAGGTTAATTCCTTTATTCGCGCCTTTACTCTGTGGAAAGGCGTGTCACCCGGCAGCTATCGGGCTGCCGAGTGCTAA
- a CDS encoding SDR family NAD(P)-dependent oxidoreductase, whose translation MSNTALITGASGGIGLELARIHAQKGGNLILVARSEAKLNALAEELSAQHGISVTVIVEDLAQPESAQRIFDQTEKLGLQVDTLINNAGFGGHGLFHERSLLAEQQMMQVNMISLTNLTHHYSQGMVARRQGKILNISSTASFMPGPLQAVYYASKAFVTSFTQAIAQEMAEFNVTATALCPGPVATGFVSAGNLEGVDIFKNAKTARSVAQCGYTAMEQGELVAFNEAGLKFALNWIIPLLPRKILLKISRKAMEKTS comes from the coding sequence ATGTCAAATACAGCACTAATCACGGGCGCATCCGGTGGTATTGGCTTGGAGTTGGCGCGTATTCACGCGCAAAAGGGTGGCAACCTGATACTGGTGGCCCGCTCTGAAGCTAAACTGAACGCGTTAGCAGAGGAGTTAAGCGCGCAACATGGCATCAGCGTTACGGTGATCGTAGAAGACCTGGCGCAGCCGGAGTCGGCGCAGCGTATTTTCGATCAGACCGAAAAGCTGGGGCTGCAGGTCGACACCTTGATCAACAATGCCGGTTTTGGCGGCCATGGACTGTTTCATGAGCGCAGCCTGCTTGCCGAGCAGCAAATGATGCAAGTTAATATGATTTCTCTGACCAACCTGACCCACCACTATAGCCAAGGCATGGTGGCACGCAGGCAGGGTAAAATTCTCAACATTTCCTCCACGGCATCCTTTATGCCGGGCCCTCTGCAGGCGGTCTATTATGCCAGCAAAGCCTTTGTCACCTCCTTTACCCAGGCCATCGCACAAGAAATGGCGGAGTTTAATGTCACCGCCACGGCCCTGTGTCCGGGCCCCGTCGCAACCGGCTTTGTCTCGGCCGGAAATCTCGAAGGCGTTGATATTTTTAAAAACGCCAAAACAGCGCGCTCGGTGGCGCAATGCGGCTATACAGCGATGGAGCAGGGTGAGTTGGTCGCGTTCAATGAAGCCGGCCTTAAGTTTGCGCTAAATTGGATTATCCCTCTGTTGCCGAGAAAAATATTGTTAAAAATTTCTCGCAAAGCGATGGAAAAAACGTCCTAA
- a CDS encoding DHCW motif cupin fold protein yields MKIDDLPFGTTDWSEVDATEHPGETGAAYWRTRHFGDLRVRMVEYSAGYLADHWCSKGHILLCLAGELHTLLDDGREFILRPGMSYQVADNAEGHRSSTTGGAKLFIVD; encoded by the coding sequence ATGAAGATTGATGATTTACCGTTTGGTACTACAGACTGGAGTGAAGTCGACGCCACCGAACATCCCGGTGAAACCGGCGCAGCCTATTGGCGCACACGCCACTTTGGCGATCTCAGGGTGCGTATGGTGGAGTATTCAGCCGGGTATTTAGCGGATCACTGGTGTTCCAAGGGGCATATTCTATTGTGCTTGGCGGGCGAGCTGCACACCCTGCTCGACGATGGCCGTGAGTTTATACTCCGTCCGGGTATGAGCTACCAAGTTGCCGATAATGCGGAGGGGCATCGCTCGTCCACGACTGGCGGCGCTAAGTTGTTTATCGTCGATTAG
- a CDS encoding LysR substrate-binding domain-containing protein encodes MSLLPPLDDVKVFVTAARLEGFSAAAQELDVSPAYISKRIGLLEKTLGVKLFLRSARHVRLTVEGKIALDGSERLLDTFAQMQLEIGREQQVPRGRIRIATSTGFGCQCVAPIIADLVVQYPELEIDLELLDRPIDLISEGFDIELRVGGALAQNLIAKPLAINYRVLCAAPSYLEHAGVPRTLQDLNQQRCIGIRERDQSYGRWRLETAKGAVSIQLAAALMTNNGEVAKQWCLSGQGIMLRSLWNIKDELASGALVRILPDYWQPAHINAIYPARLETSAKLRACVTHLETELHKYVSPLI; translated from the coding sequence GTGAGCCTACTACCCCCTCTAGATGATGTGAAAGTGTTTGTCACCGCGGCGCGCCTGGAGGGCTTCAGCGCGGCGGCGCAAGAGTTGGATGTCTCTCCGGCCTATATCAGCAAGCGGATTGGTTTGTTGGAGAAGACCCTGGGGGTAAAGCTGTTTCTCCGCTCGGCCCGGCATGTCCGCTTAACCGTAGAGGGTAAGATCGCGTTAGACGGCTCCGAACGCCTGCTGGATACCTTTGCCCAAATGCAGCTTGAAATTGGTCGCGAGCAGCAGGTGCCCAGGGGCCGCATCCGCATCGCAACCAGCACGGGCTTTGGCTGTCAGTGTGTCGCACCGATCATTGCCGATCTGGTGGTGCAATACCCGGAACTGGAAATCGATTTGGAATTACTGGACCGTCCGATTGACCTGATCTCGGAAGGTTTCGATATCGAATTGCGCGTCGGCGGGGCTCTGGCGCAAAATCTGATCGCCAAACCGCTGGCGATTAACTACCGCGTCTTATGCGCCGCGCCGAGCTATTTGGAGCATGCGGGGGTTCCCAGGACGCTTCAAGACCTCAACCAACAGCGCTGCATTGGCATCCGAGAACGGGACCAAAGCTACGGTCGTTGGCGTCTTGAAACGGCCAAGGGGGCGGTCTCTATTCAGCTGGCGGCTGCGCTAATGACCAATAATGGTGAGGTGGCTAAACAATGGTGCTTGAGCGGCCAGGGCATTATGCTGCGCTCACTCTGGAACATTAAAGACGAACTGGCCAGCGGCGCGCTGGTACGGATCTTACCGGACTATTGGCAGCCGGCGCATATCAATGCAATCTATCCGGCGCGCCTGGAAACCTCAGCCAAGCTGCGGGCTTGCGTCACCCATCTGGAAACCGAGCTGCACAAGTATGTCAGCCCGCTGATCTAA
- a CDS encoding tartrate dehydrogenase, producing the protein MSTIKIAVIPGDGIGKEVIPVGMRALEAAGRKHGVEFEWTEFNWSCETYHQTGRMMPEDGIEQLSKFDAIYLGAVGFPGVPDHISLWGLLLPIRRAFDQYVNLRPVRLFEGVPCPLVGKQPGDIDFYVVRENVEGEYSSIGGIQYEGTEHEIVSQQSLFTRRGTDRIIKYAFDLAQSRAKKHLSSATKSNGIYHSMPYWDGRVAEIAQSYPEVNVDQFHIDILTANFVRMPEFFDVVVGSNLFGDILSDLGPACTGTIAIAPSANINPEKTFPSMFEPVHGSAPDIAGQGIANPLGTIWAGAMMMQHLGLPEMHDSLMQAMESVLREAEHLTPDMGGQANTLALGAAVVAAIEHAAIA; encoded by the coding sequence ATGTCTACGATAAAGATCGCGGTAATCCCAGGTGATGGCATTGGTAAAGAAGTGATCCCTGTGGGGATGCGAGCCCTGGAGGCGGCGGGGCGTAAGCATGGCGTCGAGTTCGAATGGACAGAATTTAACTGGTCGTGTGAAACCTATCATCAGACCGGCCGCATGATGCCCGAAGACGGTATCGAACAACTGAGTAAGTTTGATGCCATCTATTTGGGCGCCGTGGGTTTTCCCGGGGTACCGGACCATATTTCCCTGTGGGGCCTGCTGTTACCGATCCGGCGTGCGTTCGATCAATACGTTAACCTGCGCCCGGTGCGCTTGTTTGAGGGGGTGCCGTGCCCCTTGGTCGGCAAGCAGCCGGGGGATATCGATTTTTACGTGGTGCGGGAGAACGTGGAAGGCGAATACTCGTCGATTGGCGGTATTCAGTACGAAGGTACTGAGCACGAGATTGTCTCTCAGCAAAGCCTGTTCACCCGTCGTGGCACCGATCGCATTATCAAATACGCCTTCGACTTGGCGCAAAGCCGAGCGAAGAAACACCTGAGTTCGGCGACCAAGTCCAATGGTATCTATCACTCCATGCCCTATTGGGATGGCCGAGTGGCCGAGATCGCCCAGTCGTATCCGGAGGTTAACGTCGATCAGTTCCACATCGATATTCTCACCGCCAACTTTGTCCGTATGCCGGAGTTTTTTGATGTCGTAGTTGGCTCCAACCTGTTTGGCGATATTCTGTCCGATCTCGGCCCGGCCTGCACAGGCACCATTGCCATCGCACCCTCGGCCAATATCAACCCGGAAAAAACCTTTCCCTCGATGTTTGAACCGGTCCACGGCTCGGCTCCGGATATAGCCGGGCAAGGCATTGCTAACCCACTGGGTACTATTTGGGCCGGCGCGATGATGATGCAACACCTGGGCTTGCCAGAGATGCATGACAGTCTGATGCAAGCTATGGAGAGCGTGTTGCGTGAGGCCGAGCATCTGACGCCCGATATGGGCGGCCAGGCCAATACATTGGCGCTGGGCGCTGCGGTTGTAGCCGCAATCGAGCACGCCGCGATTGCCTGA